ATTAAGTATGTGTATTCTTATTAAagtcttatatatatatatattatatactgtatgatattatgttatatatatattttacttatacTGTTCTTAAAAATAAGCTTACGAGTATCTTCTTTTCTGTGGTTGTCATTGCTATTTCCGCTGTTCTGCTGTAGTTGCTTCTGCCGTTGTTGCCAGTAGCGGTGTTAGGGTAGGGCGCCCCTCAGCTCATGCTCATAGTTCGAGGTCTGCTTAGTCGTAAATTCCCTAAATTAAGcggatttttttatgttagcaACACTTGAATGCAACGCActattcaatctgttcaatcgGAGTTCATTTTACGGGGAATTCCCAATCATAGAAAAACACATTGTCTATCTCCTTTTaactttttggttaaaaagAGCTTGCGTTATTTTAGCGAAGCGTAACAAACTCAGCTCATTCGCATTCATATGAATAGCAGAACTTACGagtattttaaattcgattattttgctttttaaactttgtttaggcattttatatgttggaatttcattgaactaaaattgtaaacaatgaacagctgtttgtgtaaaaataagcaaataaccatacaacatagggtgctcacggaggttatttttaatctaataatcacataacccgataaccacagTGAACAGGCTAAATATGTCAAATTTGTTATGTGAAATATGTCTCCCCAGTCAGTGTAAGTCGCGGCTGGTCCAATTTCTATTAGGACATAATCGTCTCTCGTATAGTCAGTAATTTCGCATTGAGTGAATGGTATCAAAAGGATGATTATTGATGTAAGAATCATTTTCtggaattaattttataattttatattatctttatgaactATTCTTGACTTCCTATATATTTTTACAGTATTACGTAAATCTTCTTTTACCCTTTGTTTTTTGTACTTTGGTTGTAACTTATTTCTTtctcctattattttttcatatataacgtcattctttttatatgtttttattattctatTCTTATTATTTCTTTCTATCATTTTTCCCTGTGCGTTGCTTAGCTTTAATGGTATTTCATTGTGTGtgattttattaagatatatgtatatctataggTTTTTTATCAGTTACGGAATGGATTGATTAATTGTATTGTTGTGCAGCCCTGTAGATACTTTCTAAATCGCTAATTAAATGGTATTCCTGTTGAATACAACTTGATAGTTCTATTAGGGTTGAATGTACTCTTTCAACTTGACCATTTGTGGTACTATGTTTCGGAGTGCAATAATAAACTTCGATGTTCATTCTCTGCATTAAagatttgaattgaattgaagagAAACCTGGTTCATTATCGCAGGTAATGTGTCGAGGACCTTTTGATCTAGGTCTATTCTGTCATCTATGTGTTTGATtactaagtatttggaataagCGTCTACTGCTGTTAAGAACTTTAATTTCTGTACAAAAAATATGTCTATTTTGTTCTCCTTCCCTTTCTGGTATAGGAGCTTCACCGATTGGCACTCTTTGAGGGTGGcgattgtattgttttttgttacatATGTCACAATTTCGAACATATTCCTTAAATTGTTTGGTCATGTCTGGccaataatacgagtataatttacataagtatttgttttaagttttctcTAAAATTTCTATGTGCTCGATTGTGTGTTTCCTCGACAATCATGTTTTGATCTTCTGTGTTAGTTATGTCCGTTGGGAAGTTTTTagtataaagaaatttaatattgaatgtttctaataatttgaattttatttcgtACAAATCTTCTACGGTGCAATGTATACCTGTAAccacatttggtttcaaaaattctttaagTATATTTATCAAATTGTCAACTGTATCATAATCTATAATGTGCCGTGTTTTTCCGAAATTTGTAATTGATTCATGTATTGTGAATCCAGCTTTACTCAGTAATATCTGTTGCGAATATTGATTTAGTGGTCGGGTTGTTTCTGCTATATTATATTGTCGCTACTTTCTGCTGAATGTTGAGTGCTGTTACTTGAAATGTCTGATATACGATATTGTGTAAGTATTGTCGTGAAATAGCGTCTGCTATAACGTTAGTTTTTCCCAGTTTGTATATGATTTTTGGAGAATATTCTTCGATAATGCATGCCATCGCTTCATTTTAGCATTAGGATTACGGGTAGAAACTGCAAATGTTAAAGGTTGATGATCCGTGTGGATTTCTAGGTTTGTAACGCCATAAAGGTAATTCCTTAAAGTTTTCAAAGCAAATACGATAGCATATAACTCTTTTtcatttgttgcataatttaATTCAGTGTTATTTAATGCCTTTGATATGAACGTGATTGGTTTATCTTCTTGGGACAGAACTCCTCCGACTGCAACATTTGATGCGTCagtagttaaaataaatttttttgtatagtcTGGTTGTGCCAGTTCAATTTGGTTTGCTAAtagatttttgagtttttcacaTGCAATAACTGCTTCTTGGTCTTAATCCAGTTTTACTTtctttgacatatgtatgttgggAAATTCTTCCATTTTCTCCTGACAAGTATCTAGTTAAGGGTTTTGCTATTAAAGCATAGTCTTAAATAAATTTCCTATAGTATCCTGTAATTCCTAAAAAACTTCGTAATTGTCTGAAAGTAGATGGAATAGGGAAGTGTTTAATGCACTCAATTTTTTTGGGTCTGTTTTAAAAATTCCTTGGGCAACCATATATCCTAAAAACTCGACTTcggtttcataaaattttgatttttctaaagatattttcatattggcATCCCTAAATGTTTTGTCTATTACCTGTAAGTGTTCTCTATGTTCTTCTATATTATTTGAATAGATTATTATGTCATCGATATATACATGACAAAACTTTCCTACATAATTGCGCAATATATTATCCATCGCTCTTTGAAATATGCTAGGGGCATTCCTTCATCCGAAAGGTAGtcttaaatattcatatttgccaTTGTTGACACTAAAAGCTGTTTTTTCTATATCCTTTTCCCGCATTGTAATTTGATGGAAACCTGActctaaatatgtataaagtagagaagtattttgtttttcctaAATTTGCTAATATAACATTTGTTTCTGGGATAGGGTATTTATCGGGAActgtattttcattaattttcttataatctATAACTAGCCTAAGTTTTGGTGtaccattttcatttattcctttcTTTGGTACAACCCATATTGGTGAATTATACGGGTTTTTACTTGGACGTATTATACCATTATCTAATAGATTCTTTATTTCATTGTTCACAAAAGTATTAACGGACAAGGGGTATGGGTATTGTTTACTCCATATGGGAGTTTCAACAATTGTTCGCATTTCAGCTTTAACGTCCGTTCTAAAgggtaaatttgtatttatatttgaatgaattttttcgatttcattctttgtttctgttttcaaatattcaagatttccattttttaaattatgttgtttttaggggttttccagcaattgttcgagtttttttctccgcataaaccatctctgaacctcaacgaacatttaaaaaaaagaattatcaaatttggttcaatcgtatgaaagttatgagcgtacatacatttttgcgattcatttttatttatatagatatagatttcATTCTATAAATCTATTACAACTCCtgcttttttcaaaatattaagccCTATTCTCTATATCTGCTTCTAAATTTTCTATTACGTAAAATCTCTGTATCGTATAGAAGATATTTACATCACTATAATCTTCAATAGTGGTGAATCcgttaattgtttttactctttTAATTATATCCAATTTATctctatataaaaaagtatttggtTTGCAATAGCAACAAGTGGCTCCTGTGTCAATTAGGACTTTTAGTTTTCTTCTGTTACTCCGTAATACCTATAAATGTATGGGAGTCCTGTATTCAGCCTAAAAAAGCTTgttcttgaatattatttatgcgTTGAATTTTAGATGGAGGTTGTGgtgttcttttatatttttcaaaattccgtTTGGCGTATGTTTGTTCGTGTTGAGTTTGTTTGTGGATACTGGAATCCACGTCCATTGGTTCAGGTTGGTTTCTTTGGTATCCTTGATTAAATCTTTGTACGTATTGTTGGTTATTTTTGTTCTGGAATCCTTGGTTATATCTTTGTGCATATTGttggttatttttgtttacttgagGGAATCTTAAATTGTTATGGAACTGGTTATTTGTGTGGTTCAGAGGAGATGTTCGAGGATTATGAACTTGCAATTTTACTGGGTTCGGCTGAGCCTGACTCCTACTGAATTGGAAAGCAAAATGTGCTCTCatattgtttgattttaatTCTAGAGCTTTCGCTAAAGCAATTGGTAAATCAGATGGGACTAACAAGAACAAAATGTTTGATAGGGAACCGTTAAGTCCTGAAATGAATATTCTCAAGGCATTTTCCTGTGTTGGTCATTAAGTTGATCTACTAGTCCCTTATTTGAACCATGTGACATTATCGTCTTATTAATTATCAAagtcaattttttattgacttcgtTATAATAATCAATAATGGACAAGTTTCCTTGTCGAAGAATGCTTATCTCCTGTTCAAGGATATGGATTGGTCGCTTATCGGCATAGGCGAAATCCAAGCGACTTATGATCGCGTCAAAATTGAGGACCGTTCCGTGATTTGTAAGAACGTCATTTgcgtattgtattattttctttcttaataTCGTTAGTGCAGCAAAGTATCTTTTGCTACCACGGTTATACAAAGACATTGAGTTATGGGCGGCTTCTCGCCAACTAACGTATGCTTCAGATCTTCCTGCAAACTCCGGTAAGGATTTTATTATCCCTAATGATTCGTCGCATCTAACATTTGCGTCAATAGTCTGTACTGTGTATTCTGTTATATTATCTCTCGTAGTTAATTAagttatttgatttttcaaaagttcTATCTCATTCTGTAACGAAATTGTATTCCTTTTTATTAATTCTGAAATAATTTCTGCTGTGAGCATTCCTGTGGTAATGCTTGCTACACtcattttgctaaatttttctataattttatccAGTTTCACTAATATCACTATGATACATTCACTCAAATTTTTCTCAAAGGATTTGTGTCAATCGTCTGTCGTATTCTAACAATTAAGTATGTGTATTCTTATTAAagtcttatatatatatatattatatactgtatgatattatgttatatatatattttacttatacTGTTCTTAAAAATAAGCTTACGAGTATCTTCTTTTCTGTGGTTGTCATTGCTATTTCCGCTGTTCTGCTGTAGTTGCTTCTGCCGTTGTTGCCAGTAGCGGTGTTAGGGTAGGGCGCCCCTCAGCTCATGCTCATAGTTCGAGGTCTGCTTAGTCGTAAATTCCCTAAATTAAGcggatttttttatgttagcaACACTTGAATGCAACGCActattcaatctgttcaatcgGAGTTCATTTTACGGGGAATTCCCAATCATAGAAAAACACATTGTCTATCTCCTTTTaactttttggttaaaaagAGCTTGCGTTATTTTAGCGAAGCGAAACAAACTCAGCTCATTCGCATTCATAAATCGGTGCACatacaaaacaattattttaaaacaaacagaTGCGAAGTAGTAACCAGACGGTTACGGGGAATCCCCAATCATAGAAAAACACATTGTGTATCTCCTTTTaactttttggttaaaaagAGCTTGCGTTATTTTAGCGAAGCGAAACAAACTCAGCTCATTCGCATTCATAAATCGGTGCACatacaaaacaattattttaaaacaaacagaTGCGAAGTAGTAACCAGACGGTTACGGGGAAGCCCCAATCATAGAAAAACACATTGTCTATCTCCTTTTaactttttggttaaaaagAGCTTGCGTTATTTTAGCGACCGTCACCGACTAAACCTCGTACTGAGCAGTTGAGTTACCGTCTTTCTCTGTGTTTACAGCTATTCATATAGCtctcttttggtgtttttttgaagttatacttcttatacgacgccggaaaaggttgcgatagcttctggttgcgcaaccttccatataaaagtaacgcaaagttgcgcaacctcgctccatccatatgaatgtaacgcaaccttgtctgcgaagatgtgcgagcagcaagcgaagcggtgacaatcggcgatcgtttgttcgtttctttcggcacagctcggcttttctaccaacaacacaacgttgccatgcttatgctgttgttgtttttgttttcgtagaacaatgtttcaatttttggttggtgacatattcacatgtgtgcgcataagtatgtttgtatgcttgcgatttatttgttcggcaatgtatgcaaatatatgtacatataagtaactatatatcgtcacctgaaatgcaaaataacgtatcatcaaaaaaatcgaaattgagtgtcttattgattacgcttcactacttcaaattatatacataatattacatatgttcaacattttctggttctgcggtcatatataaaccagtcttaaccaatattaataatttgtttcactcatgtttgattttatttcgtgtttcattcatgccactgtaaatttctgaaaatgttgttacgttattttgcatttcaggtgacgatatgaatgtatgaacatgcaagtcaatgcgcgcacatgcgtatacatacactcatatgagcatgtgcagatacacaagataggatagaagatgtatgccttttaacatcgtatactatacaaataaatatttttcttactaatagaaatttaaataaagaaaaatatttatttttatagtatacgatgttaaaagcaaaaaattaaaaatttattctgtcgggattcgaacctgtggcactcgtagcatcttgactttccaagcgcttaccaccaacaccaccattgacgcttaggttgcgctgacttaagtatgatttggttatgcatgtaagaaacatacgatggttctaataattttgtttaagtatagaaatatgcttttgtaaaacatttgctttcgcaaacatacagacaaatgtgcaaacgacataatatatgtatgtataattgtttcgcattttgcttctgaatatcaccaagaagtataacttcttccgcgcgtaggaaCTCCACACGCACCTTTTTTGCACACCGGTCTGCTTACTTAAGTAACGCgattaatacttattttaagtgagaaatataatccaatacttatataagtgtattataatttttccactatGCCCCCGGTGGGCTTCCAGTTCGGGGACAACAGGTTTGCTGCGCTGGCCCAAGGTCCCCaaccaaaacgtaaaaaattgtatcaaaaaCTGCAAGATGCTTTTCCTGACTTACCGCCAATAAAAAGTGATGACCCAAAGTATATAGTGATTAAATCCGATGAGAATACTACACCGCTTTCGAAGGTTTCTTGTTTTCGTGTTTACAATGCCTTACTCACCGTGAGCaaagatataaacaaaattagtgaATTACGCGACGGCAGCCTATTACTGCTAGTGAAAAATAAGCAAGTAgcagaaaagtttataaaaacgaaatgtctTTTCAACATTGGCGCTGTTAGCGCTAGCTATCATCAACATCTTAATTGTAACAAAGGCACCATTTATGCACCGTTCTTAAACGATGTGCCTAAAAGCGAAATAATAGAAGGACTGAAATCTTACGAAGTTTCCGCGGTTTATAAGTTCACTCACAAAGTTGAAGGTGTTATAAAGCCTACTAAACATCGCATGGAGGATGACCTCCGTGCGACCTAATCCAATGCGCTGCAGGTCATGTCAGAAATTGGGTCATAACAtgcgaaatttgcaattttccctCTCCACACGATAATGACTGCATCCGAGTTATGTGTGCGAATTGTTCTGGCGAGCATCGCTCTTCTGACTATACGTGTCCAAAGTATATGCaaaccaaagaaattttaaaaataaagacactAGAAAAGTGCAGTATGCACGAAGCCCTCAAAAAGTATAGAGAAAATACTTCCCTCCCTTCCCTCACTGCTAGCTTTGCACATGTGCTTCAACCTGCAAAAGAGGTATCCTCTGAAACcaccacaccaacaaaaatttcaggcatcaacaattccacaaaatctaaaaatactcaTAGAACCGCCGACAATGACTTGCCTACTacatcaaaacaaaacacaGAGGTCACCTCTGCAACCAACTCATcattaaaatctttaactaGCAAAAATCACTCATCAAACGCCAACAATAAGCATATTTCCATCAACAAGCCTACATCAATCAGTTCTGACTACAACAACGTCTCACATTCAGCTAAAAATATCAGCGACAACTGTACCCAACAAGACTCTTTCTTAAATCCCAAACTTTTCAGTCCAACAACAGCTTCTTTCATTTCTAACTTAAACAACTCCTTAAACTCGCTTAATAAATATACTGACTTCGAAAATACTACTACCAACACTACTGTGCAATCTAATCCACCTAATCACGAGAATCTCTTTCCAACAACAAGCATTTCCAACGATAATCAATACTCTACTGAACATAcggaacaaatagaaattgactctgaataaatacgcttagcttttactctcttttgaaCTAGTACTCAATTGGTGACACTCAGCTTCAACTGACTGCTCATACGAGTTGAAATTCTAGCTCTCTTCtgtttccctttttcttttcttcctacATAGATCTTATGATTCCAATATTACAATGGAATTTAAACGGCTACACTAATAATTACAATGAGCTTCAATTATTAATACAAGATCATACCCCAGCTATTATACTCTTAAATGAAACTCACATCTCTTTCAACTTGTCGGCTTTTACTCCTAAGCAGTACATTGGCATGTTTCACAATCTTCCACATATTAGCACAAGTAAAAGAGGCATCACGATTCTCATTAGAAGAGATATTCCACACAAAATTAATGCCATTGAATCCAACTTGCTGGCTATGTCGATCGAAattatcttaattaaaaaaaatcaccattatCTGCACCTATATTGCACCAGACGAATAATTTACCAGTACAGACATCCTGCAATTAATGATCCAAGCTTCTACTCCTTTAATTTTcgctggtgattttaatgcatgGAGTCCACTATGGGGCTCTCCAATAGCCAACAAGAGGGGCAAATGCATTGAAGATGCTTTATTTTCCTCTAACTTAATATGTTTGAATAATGGATCCGCGACgcacttttccactcactcCACTTTTTCCCATGTAGGTCTTACAATGTGCACCGACACACTTGTCACAGAGTGCGAATGGAGTATACTCGATCACCTGCATGGAAGCGATCACTTCCCCATTGTACTAAAATTGCACCTAGGTTcaacaactaaaaaccacaaaataaataaggtaTTCAAAACTGATTACGCTGATTGGGAGAAGTTCCAGACACATTGCGAGATAAATAGCAATAATACCCCAATATCTGACAACCCTAACCAAGAAAGTgcgagtttaacaaaaattattcgttcAGCAGCGGATGTTAGCATTCCTCATACAAAGCCAACAGCAAGTTCAAAGAGTGTTCCTTGGTGGAATaaagaaatcgctgaattgcggGCAAAAAAACAGACAGCTTGGTATGAGTACAAACGGGCTCGAACACTAGTCAACTTAATATCTTTCAGGAAAGCCAATGCTCTTTTCCGTCGTTCCGCGAAACAGGCCAAGCGTAAATGTTTTCAGGAtttcacaagcaaaataaatccaTCGTCTAGTCCTAAGTTAATAtggaacgctttaaaaaaactttctggagTGCTAGAAACCTAACCATTCAATGCGTAAAGGGGCCAACAGGTTTGGTAACCAATCCATCCGAAATTTCCGAGTTATTTGCAAACCACTATTCTGAAACAAGCTCAGATATTTCATTCAGCACACAGTTTCAAACCTCTAAAACCACCACACTGTCCGACACTTCCTACTCTGTCtcccctctttctttttctgctagACAAATAGAAACCAACATTTCACTGTCTGAATTCGAGTTCGTTGCATCTATCGTTAAGGGTAAGTCGCCggggcaagataaaatttcttatccaattatcagacatatgccgaaaagtctcaagctccgattggtaaagctttataacaaaattttcaatactggtGTCTTCCCCCAACTTTGGAAAACGTCCTGTGTTATACCAATACTTAAACCACACAAATCCTCCGATGAACTTGCTAACTATAGGCCGATTTCCCTCCTTCCATGTAtgggcaaaattttggaaaagatcgtggcaaaccgcttgatgtggtatgctcagcgaaacaagttcatatcaccgaatcaagtcgcctacaaaaaaggtcaaggCACGTTAGACGCTTTAATCCAACTTGACTACTTCATTACTAACGCTTTGTCCAGCAAAAACCACGTGTCTGTACTATCTCTGGACTTCCACAGAGCTTTCGACAAAGTTGGAGCCCATATTATCATTCGACaacttagaaaatggaaaataggccagaatatgatacgttttattaccaactttctcacaaacagaaaactcaaagtcaacgtaaatggttttctttcttcaacaTTCCCGCTTTCTAATGGTATGCCGCAAGGCTCACCTCTTTCAGCCTTCctttttatcattgctttcgatgatattagtaggatgataaaaaattacaaaggagttgagcaccagatctatgctgacgatgtcctaatctacacaaaagcctctgacgttaatttagctcaatacttatttactaatatactcgccagaattgagacttggtcactggagtctggtgcttctttagacaaaacacatatccttcatgtatgtaggaagcaaaattgcaacggtatttcacttacccacaaccaaactaacatcgaatgtaaaacacagctgaaattactaggattaatttttgactctaagtataattttaatgctcactgt
The sequence above is a segment of the Bactrocera dorsalis isolate Fly_Bdor chromosome 6, ASM2337382v1, whole genome shotgun sequence genome. Coding sequences within it:
- the LOC125779784 gene encoding uncharacterized protein LOC125779784, with the translated sequence MPPVGFQFGDNRFAALAQGPQPKRKKLYQKLQDAFPDLPPIKSDDPKYIVIKSDENTTPLSKVSCFRVYNALLTVSKDINKISELRDGSLLLLVKNKQVAEKFIKTKCLFNIGAVSASYHQHLNCNKGTIYAPFLNDVPKSEIIEGLKSYEVSAVYKFTHKVEGVIKPTKHRMEDDLRAT